Genomic segment of Geminocystis herdmanii PCC 6308:
CCAAGAAGCTACTGGTAATGATGATGGAGTAGGTGCATTTACCGCCGAAGCCTCTTTTGCCTATGAAATCAATGATCAAATAGCCTTAACATTCAACCCCAAAGCAGGATTATATGGTGGAAATAGCATTCTGGGAGCAGGTTTAGGATTCAACCTACAGGCATTTTCAGGCTTCCAAATCATTGGAGAAGTAACCCCCATGTTGAGTAATGATGCGACTGTGTGGGCGGCTGGCGCTCGTTATATGCCACCTAAAACCAATGTGGGAGTAGGAATTTATACCACCAATGCCGTAGGTACAGGAGATATTGGTAGTGTTATTACCCAATCCAATGGCAATGTTAGTGTTGGTGTTAATATTATGTGGCTATTTGGGAATAATAATAATTAACCATCAACAAAATATCCGATCGTCTTCTAGTCTCCCAGTCTCCTAGTCTTCTCGTCTCCCTCTTTTCGGTTATCGTAATGTAACGAATCTTTAAGTTCGGTCATCACCCTCCTAGGGGGATAACAATTATATCTAGTATCCGTCATTATATAAATAAGTACTTAAGAAAACTTAAAAAACTCTCAGCTAACTATTGACTACAATTAAGATATTAGCATTAAGATAAAACTAATATCATAAAAATAAAAACTTCGATCGTGAACTTTTATTAATCAATTAACGTCTAAATAGAAACTGAAGCATTCATATAAATAATTATCAAAAGTCATAACGACTTCGTTTTAAATCAAAGGTTGCTTGTCGAGACAATCTATCAAAACCATGGTTCGCTTGAATTAGGAGAATATAAGCCCTATGTCCACTGCTAAAATTACCGCTAAAATAAACGAAATTGACAAGAGAAAAGCCACTACCGTAGATATGGTGCGTACCTATCTCCAAGAAATCGGTAAAGTACCTCTTTTGAGTCATGAGCAAGAGATTGTTTTTGGAAAACAAGTACAACAAATGATGGCATTATATAATATTAAACAAGAATTACTCAAAGACTTAGATAGAGAACCAACTACCGAAGAATGGTCGATCGCATCTAATAAAACTCCCGATGAAATCAAAAAGATTATTCATCAAGGAAAACGCGCCAAACAAAAAATGATTGAGGCAAATTTGCGCTTAGTTGTGGCGATCGCCAAGAAATATCAAAAAAGAAATATGGAATTTTTGGACTTAATCCAAGAAGGAAGTCTCGGTTTAGAAAGAGGAGTAGAAAAATTTGATCCCACCAAAGGCTTTAAATTCTCTACCTATGCTTATTGGTGGATTCGTCAAGCTATTACCCGTGCCATCGCCCAACAAGCTAGAACCATAAGATTACCTATTCATATTACAGAAAAACTTAATAAAATCAAAAAAACCCAAAGAGAATTATCTCAAAAACTAGGTAGAAGCCCCTCACCCTTAGAGATCGCCGAAGCCCTAGAGTTAGAACCTGCTCAAATTCGAGAATATTTCAGTATTGCTCGTCAACCCATCTCCTTAGATGTGAGAGTAGGAGACAATCAGGATACCGAACTATCAGAACTTTTAGAAGATGACGGTATTTCCCCTGATAACTACATCACTCAAGAATTGATGCGTCAAGATTTACACAAATTGCTCGGAGAATTAACTCCCCAACAGCAACAAGTAGTAAAATTCAGATTTGGCTTAGAAGACGGCAGAGAATTATCTCTAGCTAAAATAGGACAAAGAATGAATATCAGTCGAGAAAGAGTACGCCAATTAGAGCAACAAGCCTTAGCTCATCTGCGCAAGAAACGTAGTACCGTTAAAGAATACATGATAGCCATGTAAAAGTAGGGTGGGCATTGCCCACCTTTTTTATTAATTCTTAAAAATGACTCTACTTTTTAGCGATGAAAATTAATGAAATATTTTCAGAAAGAAAGGTTAAAATATGACAATTATTACAGTTAAAAGAAGTGAAATTCCACCGATGACAGAGCAAAGAATGAAAGAGATTATAGCAATACCTGACGAAGATATTGACTATTCCGATATACCCGAATTAGATGATGATTTCTTTAAAAATGCTCAATCAGTTAATTATGCTAAAGCTGAAAGGTATAAACCCATTACAAAAAGAAAGTAACTCATTGAAACTTTTGTGTTTATAAAAAAACGGGAGTTTGAGATTCCGTGACACGGGCATATTGCCCGTATTTAGCTCAAAAATTCTATCAGAATGTGACATCTCCCACACTGACCTACGGTACAGATGTTGGCTTCTTACCTCACGATAAGACTTTTCTGTTTTAACGGGTGTTTCTAGCCCCATAGACAAGTTGTATATAAGACCCCGATTCATTGCCCTCCACAGACTTTGACCGACTGCCCATCGGCTTCAATGTTTTAACCGTGTTAGTCCCACGCTATGCACTGTTCACCAGTTTTTACTGTACGTTTGTGTCATGTGGTGAGGTGGTTAGCCTATTTTTCATCTTAGCACGTCACTGGCGATTACCAACCACACTTGTTTAATTATTTTTTCTCGAAAACAAAGTGTGGGGCTTCTCGCCGATTAAGCTAAAAATCGTCAGGAATAATCCACTTTGGAGGCTCACTCATTTTCTTTAATCGAGCCATTTCTGCCATTTCTAGCATTTTATCAAGGGAAGTATTTTCCAAAAACTGAGAAGTTTTCGCCACAAATTCTTTATTGGGACATTCTTCTCCTAAAATACAGCCATTAAGACATTCCACCTGACAATTTATTGTTTTATTCATAAAAACTCCTTTAATAATGGATAATAGATAATTGTTGACGATAAATTATATATTCTATTTGGTTAGGTAGGTATTATGTTTAAAAATGTTATCTTTCCCATCGATCAAAGTCGAGAAACTAGAGATGCTGTGGCGATCGTCAGTAATATAGTGAAAACTTACGAGAGTAAATTATTTTTACTATCTGTAGTGGAAAAATCCACCCAAGACGATCCCATCATGAGTAATGAAGATACTGTAGCGCAACTTTTGGCAGGAGCAAAAGAATTATTTGCCCAAGAAAATATTAACGCAGAAATTATTGAAAGGGAAGGTATGGCTTCTTTTGTGATTTGTGATGTAGCCGATGAAGTGGAAGCGAATTTAATCATTATGGGATGTCGAGGCTTAGGCTTAACCAAAGAAGGGGTGGAAGATAGTGTCACTAATCGAGTGATTAATCTTGCACCCTGTCCCGTCTTAGTTGTACCATAGTTAGAATTTAGAGTTAAAAACCTTAATAATAAACATAATTGCCCCATGATTTCTTCCTCCGAAGTTAATTCTCCCCCGATGATGCAAAGTATTCTTAAATTATTGCGTTGGGATAAACCTGCCGGGCGACTGATTTTGATGATTCCTGCTTTATGGGCGGTGTTTTTTGCTAGTATGGGACATCCTCCCCTGTTGCTAGTAGGTATCATTATTTTAGGTAGTTTAGCTACCAGCGCTGCCGGATGTGTGATTAATGATTTATGGGATCGTAACATAGATAATCAGGTAGAAAGAACTAAAACGCGCCCTCTTGCTTCCCGTGCCTTGTCGGTGAAGGTGGGTATCATTGTTTTTATGATTAGTTTAGGTTGTGCTGGGGTTTTAGCATTCTATCTTAATACTCTCAGTTTTTGGCTTTGTGTGGCTTCTGTACCTGTAATTATTTGTTATCCTTTGGCTAAACGGGTTTTTCCGATTCCTCAGTTAGTTTTATCTATTGCTTGGGGTTTTGCTGTGTTAATTAGTTGGAGTGCTGTGACAGGTAATCTTGACTTCAATACATGGGTGCTATGGGGTGCGACTATTACTTGGACTATGGGCTTTGATACGGTTTATGCTATGGCAGATAAGCCAGATGATCTCAAGGTGGGCATTAATTCTAGTGCGATCTTTTTTGGGGATTCGGCGGGGGAGGTAGTGGGGTTATTTTTTGCTCTCACTGCTGGTTTATTTGCTTATTTAGGCTCGGCAAATGGGTTTAACCTCTTTTTTGGTCTAGCATGGTCGATCGCTGTGATTCTGTGGGTAGGGCAGTATATTGCGTTAAGAAAATCTAATCAGGAATTTGTTAATTATGGGCAAATATTTAGTCAAAATGTTTGGATCGGTTTTATTTTATTATTGGGTATAATTTTTGGTAATAATTATTAATTGTTAACTGTTTTGAAGAATTGGTTAGGCTTAATTATTGGTAATTCTCGTCTCCATTGGTGCTATTTTGAAGACGAGAAAATGTGTCAAACGTGGAATACTCCTCAAGTGGATTCTTTACGGGAGTTACCTCTTGTGGTCGATCGAACTCTTTATGGTTATCTTAAAGAGAAAATTCCTTTATATATCGCTTCTGTTGTGCCTTCGGCAACGAAAATATATCTTTCTTTATCTCAAACTAGAATTATTGATCCTACAGTAATTCCTTTACTAGATATTTATTCTACTATGGGGGT
This window contains:
- a CDS encoding RNA polymerase sigma factor, RpoD/SigA family; translation: MSTAKITAKINEIDKRKATTVDMVRTYLQEIGKVPLLSHEQEIVFGKQVQQMMALYNIKQELLKDLDREPTTEEWSIASNKTPDEIKKIIHQGKRAKQKMIEANLRLVVAIAKKYQKRNMEFLDLIQEGSLGLERGVEKFDPTKGFKFSTYAYWWIRQAITRAIAQQARTIRLPIHITEKLNKIKKTQRELSQKLGRSPSPLEIAEALELEPAQIREYFSIARQPISLDVRVGDNQDTELSELLEDDGISPDNYITQELMRQDLHKLLGELTPQQQQVVKFRFGLEDGRELSLAKIGQRMNISRERVRQLEQQALAHLRKKRSTVKEYMIAM
- a CDS encoding universal stress protein — protein: MFKNVIFPIDQSRETRDAVAIVSNIVKTYESKLFLLSVVEKSTQDDPIMSNEDTVAQLLAGAKELFAQENINAEIIEREGMASFVICDVADEVEANLIIMGCRGLGLTKEGVEDSVTNRVINLAPCPVLVVP
- a CDS encoding 4-hydroxybenzoate solanesyltransferase, translated to MISSSEVNSPPMMQSILKLLRWDKPAGRLILMIPALWAVFFASMGHPPLLLVGIIILGSLATSAAGCVINDLWDRNIDNQVERTKTRPLASRALSVKVGIIVFMISLGCAGVLAFYLNTLSFWLCVASVPVIICYPLAKRVFPIPQLVLSIAWGFAVLISWSAVTGNLDFNTWVLWGATITWTMGFDTVYAMADKPDDLKVGINSSAIFFGDSAGEVVGLFFALTAGLFAYLGSANGFNLFFGLAWSIAVILWVGQYIALRKSNQEFVNYGQIFSQNVWIGFILLLGIIFGNNY